DNA from Deltaproteobacteria bacterium:
TCGCTGAAAATCTTCGATCTGATTTTCGTGATGACGCAGGGCGGCCCGGCCCGCGCGACCGACATGCCGGGCATCTTCATGTTCGAGATCACGTTCCGCGGCGACTTCTTCGCCCGCGGCGCGGCCATCGGCATCGTCATGCTCGTCATGGTCGCGCTGCTGATCGTGCCCTATCTCGTCTACAGCCGCCGGATGGACGTGTCATGAGCGCACGGCCTTCCCTCTCCCGGGTCACGATCTACGCCGTGCTGGCGGCGTTTGCGATGTTTTTCGTGATGCCCGTCTACGTCATGCTCTCGACCGCGCTCAAGAGCCTCGCCGAGGCGCAGGGCAGCGCGATGTGGTCGCTGCCCGCCGCGCTCTCCACCGAGGGATTCTCCACCGCCTTTGCGCGGCTCGGGCACGGGCTCGTCAACAGCCTGGTGCTCACGATTCCCGGCACGATCCTCTCGTCGCTCATCGGGTCCATCAACGGCTACTGCCTGTCGAAGTGGAAGTTTCGCGGATCGAACACGCTCTTCACCATCGTCCTGTTCGGCATGTTCATCCCGTACCAGAGCATTCTGATCCCGCTCGTGAAGTTCATGCAGACGATCGGCCTGTACAACTCCATCGCCGGGCTCGTGCTCGTCCACGTCGTCTACGGCATCCCCATCACCACGCTCATCTTCCGCAACTACTACGCCACGATCCCCAATGAACTGGTCGAGGCCGGGCGCATCGACGGCGCGGGGCTGCTAGGCATCTACCGCCACATCTTCCTTCCCATCAGCCTGCCCAGCTTTGTCGTGGTCGCGATCTGGCAATTCACGAATATCTGGAATGAGTTCCTCTTCGCCGTCACCCTCACCAGTTCGCCCGCGACGCAGCCCGTCACCGTCGCCCTGCAAAACCTGTCGGGCTCGATGATCAGCCAATGGAACACGCAGATGGCCGGCGCGCTCGTCGCCTCGCTGCCGACGCTGCTCATCTACATCGCGCTCGGAAAGTACTTCGTCGGCGGCATGCTGGCGGGCAGCGTCAAGGGTTAGATGCCCTTCCACCGTCCCGCTGGGAACGCCGAGCGCCGGCTCGGCACGCAGCGTCAAGGGTTAGACGCTCTACTTCTCACCTCGGCGACGGTTTTTCGCCGCTTTCACTCAAGTCCCGGCGCGAATCGTTCGATACAGCGTTTGGCATGAGTCCCGAATCCGAACATCGCCTTTGGGCCGCGTATTTCACGCAGGACGCCGACTACGCCTGGGTAGGCCGCCGGCACGCGTGGTGGAAGGTCGCCCTGACCGCCGCCTCGGCGCTCTCGGCCGCCGCCGCCGCCGCGATCTACTGGCTGTAGGCCCGTCCGCGCCCCGTTCGCGTCACTCGTCGCAGGGCGCGAGTTCGTCCTCGATTTTGTTCACCACCGTGGGAAGTCCGTTGTCGATCTCGGTGCGGAAGAAGCACCCGACGCGCCGGTGCATCGACTCGTACTGCCGCGTGACGAAGTGGCCGTCGCCGCCGTCGGGATGCTGCGGATACTGCACCATCGCCGAGGTCACCGGCTCGCCGTCCCAGGCCATGCGGTTCCCCGTAACGCCACTGTCGGGCAGGATCTCGCCGCCCGTCCACACCATGCGCGTGAAGGCGTCGGGGTTTTCCTCGGGCGCAATCAGATCCATCGCCGACGATGCCGCGAACGACCCCTGGCATTGCAGGCACACGTAGGTGTCCGAGACGCCCAGCGCCTGCATGACGTTCTTGGGCGTCGTGCCGGGCACTGGCCGCTGATGGAAGTACGGATTGAAGCTCATCGTGTCGGCGTTTTCGGCGAAATGCTGCGCGATATTGAGCATCGGATTGAACACGTCGAGTTCCGCGTTCGCCTCGGGTCCCGACAGATGCAGCGCAATCTGCAGCACGTAGCGGATCGGGAAGGGATTCGCTTTTTCGAGGATATTCCACAAAAAGCTCGCGCCCGCGCCGGAGAAATACGCCGAGCGAATGTGCGGGTCGACCGCCGTGATGAGCGGCCCCACGGTGCTTCCCTGCGAGTGGCCCATGAAAAACACCCACTCGGGATCGAAAATCGCGTCGGGCTCGCCGTCATCGTCCGCGATCGCCGTGTCCGCATCCGACGACGCCAGCAGATCGCCGGGCACCGCGAGCGCGAGCGTCTCGCGCAGCACCGCCATCAGCTCCGTCGCGGCCTGATACCCGTTGTCCCGCATGGCCGCGGGATTGAGCGCGTTGTAGAAACAGAACGACTCCCACGCCGAATCCTCGCTGATGGGATTTCGCGGGCCGTGGTGCGGCGCGTCGATGCTCACCGCCGCGATGCCGTTGCGCGCCAGCCATTTCGCGGTGCCGTCGCTCACAAACGAGCGGTAACTGCCGCCCGAACCGTGCGAATACACCAGCAGCGGCCAGCCGTTTTCGGGCATCGCTCCCTTGGGGATCGTGAGCATGAACCGCGTCGTCTCGGTGCGCTGGACGATGGGCACGCCGCTGTCGTCGAACGCGATATCTCCGCCGTTCAGCACATAAGGTACGTCGCCCTGCTGATAAATCGGGATCGTGAGATCGCCCGACACGCCCCAATAATCGCCAGTGTCGTCGCGCAGCTCCAGCGTGTTCGTGTCGATCGCCGGGAGCGTCATGTCATAGACTTGATCGCGCATCGCCACCATGCGGTCGATGGGGCGGCTCGTGGTGTAGACCGTCGCGAGCGCGATTTCATCCGTCTCGTATCCCTCGGCGGTCAGATAGTCGGCGAGCGGTTCCATCAGGTCGTTCACCTTCGCGTCGGTGTGCGTGCCGGCGAGCGCATCGGCGAGCGCGTCGGGCGGTACGAGCGGATCGCCCACGGCGTCGGCGACCTGCGTGGTCACGACGGCGGCGTAGCGCCGGCCGTACTCCGCAGGCACGCCCTGCAGCGGCAGCATGACGAGGAAATGCTCGGGCGCGTACACCGTCGCCTCGTCATTGTACTTGAATTGCAGCGGATAGCGGCGACCGTAATCCGGCGAGTCGGGATCGATGCTGACGAGGAAGGCGCTCGACGTGTCGCTCGCCGATTCCACTTCATCCGCGGGCAGCGTCGCGGGGTCGATCGAATCCGTGAAACGCATCAACACCGCGGAGTTCGCCCCGAAGCCCTTCACGTCGCGATCGCCGACCCCGAGGTAGCGATCGACGAAGAGCGAGCCGCGCGGGTTGGGTGCGTCAAGTACCCGGATCGTTCCGTCGGCCTCGATACGCAGATCGTTCGGGAAGGGCATGGAGTAGAAGCCGTCCGACTCGGTGGGATCGAACCAGCCCG
Protein-coding regions in this window:
- a CDS encoding carbohydrate ABC transporter permease, which produces MSARPSLSRVTIYAVLAAFAMFFVMPVYVMLSTALKSLAEAQGSAMWSLPAALSTEGFSTAFARLGHGLVNSLVLTIPGTILSSLIGSINGYCLSKWKFRGSNTLFTIVLFGMFIPYQSILIPLVKFMQTIGLYNSIAGLVLVHVVYGIPITTLIFRNYYATIPNELVEAGRIDGAGLLGIYRHIFLPISLPSFVVVAIWQFTNIWNEFLFAVTLTSSPATQPVTVALQNLSGSMISQWNTQMAGALVASLPTLLIYIALGKYFVGGMLAGSVKG